In bacterium, the DNA window TATATCTATGTTTTTTTTACAGGATACGGCAAATCCCAATCTGGCGCCGGCAAGTGAAAACGATTTTGACATTGACCTTGTAATAATCACATTTTTGTATTTTTTAATCAGATAAAGGTAATTATTTTCCGCAAAATCCGCATACGCTTCATCTATAACGATTAAAGATTTCCTGTTCGACGCGCATAATTTCTCAATGTCGGATTTATCAAAAACGCAACCTGTAGGGGCGTTAGGATTCGATAAAATTATTAATCTGGAATCCGAAGTAATCATTTCCCGGGGGATTCTGGTCTGGTCCTTCAGGAAATATTCTTTGACGGAAGCCCCGTTGATTTCAGCAAGGACCTTATAAAGTGAATATGTCGGAAATGTAATGGCAACGGTATCCGACCTGCTGAGGACAGCTTTAAATATTACGGAGATTATCTCATCAGACCCGTTTCCGGCCATTATATTACAGGTTTTCACCTTGAAAAATCCCGCGGCCGCATTAACAAGCCCGGTTGATAAAGGATCGGGATATAATTTAAGGTCCCGGTTGGCGGCCTTTTTTACCGAAGAGACCACTTTCTCCGAAGGAGGAAAAGGATTCTCGTTTGTATTTAACTTGATATAATCACTCCCCGCCGGCTGAAAACCGGGAATGTAAGGATCCAGTTCCATGACTTCTTTTTTGAAATAATTCATATTAACGGCAATTTTCTTTTAAGCGGATCTTTATTGAATTTCCGTGAGCTCCAAGCCCCTCGGTATCAGAAAGCTTAATCGCATATTTTGACGCTTTTCTTAATCCGTCTCTGGAATATTTGATTGTAGAAATATTTTTCAGGAAATCACCAACGGATAACGCCGAAAAAAACCTGGCCCTTCCGCCGGTAGGCAGAACATGGCTGGGCCCGGCGACATAATCCCCGACCGCTTCGGGAGACCAGTTCCCTATAAATACAGCCCCCGCATTATCGGTTCTTTTCAGGATATAATCGGCATCTTCCGACATTATCTCAAGATGTTCGGGGCCGACTGAGTTAATTATATCCGCCGCCTGCCGCTTATTCCGAACAAGCACAAGGAAAGTATTGTTGCGCAGGGTTTCGGATAAAATTTTCTTTCTGGATAATTTCACTGCCTGTTTATAAACTTCTTTTTCCGCGTTTTCCAGCACAACCCCTGAATCCGAAACAAGAAATATTCTGCTGGACGCGTCATGTTCGGCCTGCGCAAGCATATCAGCCGCAATATATGGGATTTTTGAAGATTTGTCGGCTGTTATCATAACCTCGCTTGGCCCGGCGACCATATCGATATCAACCAGACCGTAAACCTGTTTTTTGGCGCAGGAAACAAATATATTTCCCGGCCCGACTATCTTGTCAACCCTGGGAACACTTTCCGTTCCGAAAGCAAATGCCGCCACGGCCTGAGCTCCTCCCATGCGGAACACGGCATTGACACCCGCTAATTTACACGCGCCTAAAATAGACGGGTTTATATCCCCGCCGCAACAGGGAGGGGTAGCCGCATATATCTCTTTAACGCCCGCAACACGCGCGATGACCGCAGTCATCAGTACGGTAGAGACCAGCGGAGCTGTGCCTCCGGGCACATAAATTCCAACTTTTTCGACAGGCCTTATTTCCAGTCCGATTTCAGAACCATCCTTTTTCTTTATCATCCAGCTTTTTTTAAGCTGCTTTTTCGCGTATTCTTCGACATTTTTCATGGAAAACTTCAACGATGCCAAAAGCTCCTTTGACAGGTTAGAAAAGGACAGGTCTAATATTTCATTCTTAACCTTAATAGCCGCAGGGGATAACAAATAATTATCAAACTTCTGGGTGAATTCTATTAAAGCCTTATCGCCCATCCTTCTGACTTTATTCAATATTTCCGCGACCACAGCCTCGACCTCTTCATCAAAAAATGAAGCTGCGCTTATTTTTTCGATTCGCCTTATTCCCTTTTCTGTCCGGCAGTCAATAATTTCCATAACTTTCCTTTGCTGAATTACCTATAATAACTAAATATAAGTTTAAAATACTAACACACTAAATAAAAATTCTTCAAGTAAAAAGGCTTAAAATATTGATAAAGAAAAGCCGGGGTTTCAGGCCCCGGCTTTTAAAACGAGAAAGTTGTTTTTGATTGAGTTTTACTTTTTCAGGGGTAAGACCCCGGCCAGTTCCCCGATTACATTTACAAGTTCCGCGCCGGCGGGAATAACTATTTTCGCGTTCTCCATTAATGATTTTTCAACCGTTTCCAGTTTTCTCAGCAATTGGGCGTTTCCTACGAAATATTTATTGGCGGCTTCATTAACCAG includes these proteins:
- the hisC gene encoding histidinol-phosphate transaminase; amino-acid sequence: MNYFKKEVMELDPYIPGFQPAGSDYIKLNTNENPFPPSEKVVSSVKKAANRDLKLYPDPLSTGLVNAAAGFFKVKTCNIMAGNGSDEIISVIFKAVLSRSDTVAITFPTYSLYKVLAEINGASVKEYFLKDQTRIPREMITSDSRLIILSNPNAPTGCVFDKSDIEKLCASNRKSLIVIDEAYADFAENNYLYLIKKYKNVIITRSMSKSFSLAGARLGFAVSCKKNIDILLKVKDSYNVNRLSARAGKSAFEDKEYFSRTVRIVKKNRAYLALNLKKQGYTCFPSQANFVFAKPPCGAEKLAAFMKKKKILIRHFKLRWLRDFVRISVGNRKEIDRFLKESGKIN
- the hisD gene encoding histidinol dehydrogenase, whose amino-acid sequence is MEIIDCRTEKGIRRIEKISAASFFDEEVEAVVAEILNKVRRMGDKALIEFTQKFDNYLLSPAAIKVKNEILDLSFSNLSKELLASLKFSMKNVEEYAKKQLKKSWMIKKKDGSEIGLEIRPVEKVGIYVPGGTAPLVSTVLMTAVIARVAGVKEIYAATPPCCGGDINPSILGACKLAGVNAVFRMGGAQAVAAFAFGTESVPRVDKIVGPGNIFVSCAKKQVYGLVDIDMVAGPSEVMITADKSSKIPYIAADMLAQAEHDASSRIFLVSDSGVVLENAEKEVYKQAVKLSRKKILSETLRNNTFLVLVRNKRQAADIINSVGPEHLEIMSEDADYILKRTDNAGAVFIGNWSPEAVGDYVAGPSHVLPTGGRARFFSALSVGDFLKNISTIKYSRDGLRKASKYAIKLSDTEGLGAHGNSIKIRLKENCR